A genomic segment from Malus domestica chromosome 05, GDT2T_hap1 encodes:
- the LOC103417452 gene encoding G-type lectin S-receptor-like serine/threonine-protein kinase SD1-1, producing MLGHGGFGMVYKGCLADGQEIAVKRLSRNSGQGIDEFKNEVMLIAKLQHRNLVRLLGCCIHKEEMMLIYEYMPNRSFDLCIFDKNGNSSLDWRKRFQIIIGIARGVLYLHQDSRLKIIHRDLKAGNVLLDGSMNPKISNFGIARMFGDDQIEANTNKVVGTYGYMSPEYAMDGLYSTKSDVFSFRVLTLEIISGRKNTFQFENSSLNLVGLIWGLWTKGKVLDIIDSSLNQSYSTPEVMRCIQIGLLCVQEYPTDRPTMLDVVFMLGNETTLPRPKKAAFSLKNSGPDCSTSKEAPSVNDVTVAVIEAR from the exons ATGCTTGGCCATGGCGGCTTCGGCATGGTATATAAG GGATGTCTAGCTGATGGACAAGAAATAGCTGTTAAAAGATTATCGAGAAATTCAGGACAAGGCATAGACGAATTCAAGAACGAAGTAATGCTTATTGCAAAGCTTCAGCATAGAAATCTTGTGAGGCTTTTGGGTTGCTGCATACATAAAGAAGAGATGATGCTAATCTATGAATACATGCCAAATCGTAGCTTCGACTTATGCATTTTTG ATAAAAACGGAAATTCGTCGTTAGATTGGagaaaaaggtttcaaattaTCATTGGGATTGCTCGAGGCGTCctatatcttcatcaagattcgAGACTAAAAATAATCCACAGGGATTTGAAAGCGGGCAATGTTTTACTCGATGGTTCAATGAAcccaaaaatatcaaattttggcATAGCAAGAATGTTCGGGGATGACCAAATTGAAGCAAACACGAACAAAGTTGTTGGCACCTA CGGTTACATGTCACCGGAGTATGCTATGGATGGGCTATATTCCACAAAATCCGATGTGTTTAGCTTCAGAGTCTTGACACTAGAGATCATTAGTGGAAGGAAGAATACCTTCCAATTTGAAAACTCATCTCTAAATCTAGTTGGACTA ATATGGGGCTTGTGGACAAAAGGAAAAGTCTTGGACATAATTGATTCATCATTGAACCAGTCGTATTCGACTCCTGAAGTTATGAGATGCATTCAGATTGGGCTCTTGTGCGTTCAAGAATACCCAACAGACCGGCCAACCATGCTAGATGTTGTGTTCATGTTGGGGAATGAAACTACTCTTCCACGTCCGAAAAAGGCAGCATTTAGCTTGAAAAACAGTGGTCCGGATTGTTCAACGTCTAAAGAAGCTCCTTCTGTAAATGATGTAACAGTAGCAGTTATTGAAGCTCGTTGA